A genomic window from Maridesulfovibrio sp. includes:
- a CDS encoding cyclase family protein gives MRTIDLSHTIKDGMPVFPGTETPSIENVFTHEMHGFQEHRLTLFSHVGTHVDAPAHMIKGALTLDQMSTDRFIGPGVCINCTAKNSQNPTITIDDLIPYESEISESDFVILNSGWYKNWGKNEYFTHYPALTPEAARWLVDFDLKGVGVDVISIDSAELSGYEIHNILLEQNILAIENLNSLHLLPEDGFIFSCLPLKYDQADGSPVRAIAIY, from the coding sequence ATGAGAACAATTGACCTTTCCCATACAATCAAAGACGGTATGCCTGTATTCCCCGGCACGGAAACTCCGAGCATAGAGAATGTGTTTACCCACGAAATGCACGGATTCCAGGAACATCGCCTGACACTTTTCTCTCATGTAGGTACACACGTTGACGCTCCCGCCCACATGATAAAAGGCGCATTAACTCTGGATCAAATGTCCACAGACAGATTCATCGGCCCCGGCGTATGCATCAACTGTACTGCTAAAAATTCACAGAACCCCACAATAACGATTGACGACCTGATCCCCTACGAATCAGAAATAAGTGAAAGCGATTTCGTCATCCTTAATTCGGGATGGTACAAAAACTGGGGCAAGAATGAATATTTCACCCATTACCCTGCCCTCACACCTGAGGCTGCCCGCTGGCTGGTTGACTTCGACCTGAAAGGTGTTGGAGTCGATGTGATTTCAATCGATTCTGCGGAGCTAAGCGGATATGAAATACACAACATACTGCTTGAGCAAAACATCCTTGCTATTGAAAATCTTAATAGCCTTCATCTGCTACCTGAGGATGGATTTATCTTTTCATGTCTACCGCTTAAATATGATCAGGCCGACGGCTCCCCAGTAAGGGCCATTGCCATTTACTGA
- a CDS encoding phage regulatory CII family protein, producing MNYETITKVTQDIVLEGSKPAKEVAQSIGKPYSTLLREINPFDNNAKLGANTLMDILKTTKETKPLEFIAESIGYTLKPRLI from the coding sequence ATGAACTACGAAACTATCACGAAAGTTACCCAGGATATCGTTTTAGAAGGCTCCAAACCTGCAAAAGAAGTTGCACAGTCCATAGGCAAACCATATTCAACTCTACTGCGCGAAATCAATCCATTTGATAACAACGCAAAACTAGGTGCAAACACCTTAATGGACATTCTTAAAACAACAAAAGAAACCAAGCCACTTGAATTTATTGCTGAAAGCATAGGCTACACTCTCAAGCCCCGCTTGATTTAA
- a CDS encoding phosphatidylglycerophosphatase A, protein MKKVKINLTHVATLGPVGHLPKAPGTWGSAAALLTAPFLFLPFQLPVRILILGLIFYFGAKACTAAEKDLGMKDPGSVVIDELFGQWLVFLPFPAVVYWHLVVGFVLFRIFDITKPFPIKQSENWMKDGWGVMIDDGFAGLYAMLGLGLIRYLT, encoded by the coding sequence ATGAAAAAAGTTAAAATAAACCTCACGCATGTGGCGACCCTCGGACCTGTCGGGCATCTGCCCAAAGCACCGGGGACATGGGGGTCAGCTGCAGCCCTGCTTACCGCACCGTTTTTGTTTCTGCCCTTCCAGCTTCCGGTCAGAATCCTGATTCTGGGGCTTATATTTTATTTCGGGGCAAAAGCCTGCACTGCCGCAGAAAAAGACTTGGGGATGAAAGACCCCGGAAGTGTCGTTATTGACGAGCTTTTTGGTCAATGGCTGGTTTTCCTGCCCTTCCCGGCTGTTGTGTACTGGCATTTGGTTGTGGGCTTCGTTCTTTTCAGAATTTTTGACATTACAAAACCTTTCCCCATCAAGCAGTCTGAAAATTGGATGAAAGATGGCTGGGGTGTAATGATTGACGATGGTTTCGCCGGACTTTATGCAATGCTCGGACTCGGCCTGATTCGTTATCTGACCTAA
- the pal gene encoding peptidoglycan-associated lipoprotein Pal, translating into MRARAIILCVVFMLIAGLGTGCSKKQIESSPASPAVEERMADQQNKEQLAKEEQARLERERALQEQALEDNRKEAAAKKEFTEAVVELGNMIHFDFDSFEIKEEYRPLLQQKAEILKKYDNVTMVIEGYCDDRGTEEYNLALGERRARAVYEFLILLGVTPERLSVVSFGEEEPLDTAHNETAWAKNRRAQFRLSY; encoded by the coding sequence ATGAGAGCTAGAGCGATAATTTTGTGTGTGGTATTCATGTTGATTGCCGGTCTTGGTACCGGATGTTCCAAAAAGCAAATCGAATCTTCCCCTGCCAGCCCCGCTGTAGAGGAAAGAATGGCCGATCAGCAGAATAAGGAACAGCTTGCTAAAGAAGAACAGGCCCGTTTGGAAAGGGAAAGAGCCCTTCAGGAACAGGCACTCGAAGATAATCGCAAGGAAGCTGCTGCTAAAAAAGAATTTACCGAAGCTGTTGTTGAACTTGGCAATATGATTCATTTTGATTTCGATTCTTTCGAAATCAAGGAGGAATACCGCCCCCTACTGCAGCAGAAAGCAGAGATTCTTAAAAAGTATGATAATGTTACTATGGTTATTGAAGGTTACTGTGATGATCGTGGTACTGAAGAGTATAACCTCGCCCTCGGTGAACGCCGCGCCCGTGCCGTTTATGAGTTCCTCATTCTGCTGGGAGTAACTCCTGAAAGGTTGAGCGTTGTAAGTTTCGGTGAAGAGGAGCCTCTTGATACAGCTCATAATGAAACTGCCTGGGCAAAGAACAGAAGAGCACAGTTTAGATTGTCTTACTAG
- a CDS encoding protein tolB: MKNNNFRIRTSAFGLVAVFMLMLIAVSDLYAADTLTVDIYGPGQRKVNIILLPPKTVPEGKYQNSKDKDLPLPAESGTFSDDLAKDLAYLPFLNIVPITDILGGDPSKGVRPGDIDIKPLRLSKVDLALTTGWEIRPNGDKNLLLRCIGTFNGRTILGKKYSMVTEETLPRIADRFSSHLMRILTGRDGFFESSIAFVRKDGKNKEIYTVSPQGRNLRQISALGGINLSPNWSPDGNRLVFTRLGSRQHLLCVWDRATGKIDQKSFPGNTVIGPDFLPDGNMAATLTMNGNSDIFLINGNYKPTKALAKSWAIEVSPDFDRTGQKMVFTSSRFGNPHIFLLDMNSGVVTRVTTKGKYNTNPTISPDGRFVAFSRQTPLGHRIFVHDLKDGSERQLTFGPGNDEEPAFGPDGYFIAFSSSRSGKYKIYLTTRHGDPAMMVPTGNGVAKAPAWGKAHKL, translated from the coding sequence ATGAAAAATAATAATTTTAGAATAAGAACATCCGCATTCGGATTGGTTGCAGTTTTTATGCTGATGCTGATTGCTGTATCCGATCTTTATGCTGCGGACACCCTGACTGTTGATATTTACGGTCCGGGCCAGCGTAAAGTGAATATTATCCTGCTGCCCCCGAAGACCGTGCCCGAAGGCAAATATCAGAATTCGAAGGATAAAGATCTGCCACTGCCGGCAGAGTCAGGAACTTTCAGCGATGATCTGGCTAAGGATCTTGCGTATCTTCCTTTCCTGAATATTGTGCCTATCACAGACATTCTGGGCGGTGACCCATCAAAAGGTGTGCGTCCCGGGGATATAGACATCAAGCCGTTGCGACTTTCCAAGGTCGACCTTGCGTTGACTACGGGCTGGGAAATCCGTCCCAATGGAGATAAGAACCTTCTTTTGCGGTGTATCGGAACATTTAACGGCAGGACAATTCTCGGTAAAAAGTATTCCATGGTCACAGAGGAAACCCTTCCCCGTATCGCCGACCGTTTCAGCTCGCACCTTATGCGTATCCTTACCGGACGTGACGGATTCTTTGAGTCTTCCATTGCCTTCGTGCGGAAGGATGGTAAGAATAAAGAAATCTATACAGTCAGTCCGCAGGGCCGTAATTTAAGGCAGATCAGTGCTCTTGGCGGAATCAATCTTAGTCCAAACTGGTCTCCGGACGGCAACAGACTTGTTTTTACCCGTCTGGGATCACGCCAGCATCTGCTTTGCGTGTGGGATCGGGCTACCGGGAAGATCGATCAGAAAAGCTTTCCCGGAAATACCGTAATAGGTCCTGACTTTCTGCCTGACGGCAATATGGCAGCGACCCTGACCATGAACGGTAATTCCGATATCTTTCTTATTAATGGCAACTACAAGCCCACGAAGGCCCTAGCCAAAAGCTGGGCCATTGAGGTTTCACCTGATTTTGATCGTACCGGACAAAAGATGGTTTTTACCTCGTCCCGGTTCGGCAACCCGCATATTTTTTTGCTGGATATGAATAGCGGTGTGGTTACGCGTGTGACTACTAAAGGTAAATATAACACCAACCCAACGATCAGCCCTGATGGCCGGTTTGTTGCATTTTCCCGCCAGACTCCTTTAGGGCATCGCATTTTTGTGCATGATTTGAAGGATGGCAGCGAAAGGCAACTTACTTTCGGTCCCGGAAATGATGAAGAACCTGCTTTTGGCCCGGATGGATATTTTATTGCTTTCTCTTCCAGCAGAAGTGGCAAGTATAAAATTTACCTGACCACACGTCATGGCGATCCGGCCATGATGGTACCTACAGGTAATGGCGTTGCAAAGGCACCTGCATGGGGTAAGGCCCATAAGTTGTAA
- a CDS encoding TonB family protein — translation MKIIGLFISLLLHAGLIILALTWSISPPVKISLDMPVYKVDLVSLAPLPAAPAVKKAPAPKAAQKLSKPGAVAIPEAKPKAVPEAKPEVSKAPAQKFAPKPKAKPQPKPDAKKISPKKVKTTTDKKTVKKEDKPVEQKSPSKTTEKQVAKKAPPKKVEKKPEVSAEDALAADLASLAKLVEKQEKAERQSVASDLASLTKSAEKTAVTGSAEGSAGASGLVQVYASIVKEAVRKNWRYPVFGQKQNLMARVQIQLKSNGEISNIQLLDSSGNVDFDDSVMTALRDTEILPEPPGNSIRTLIVNFNLHDLDQ, via the coding sequence ATGAAAATCATCGGCCTTTTCATATCTTTATTGCTTCATGCAGGCCTGATAATTTTGGCTTTGACATGGTCAATTTCCCCTCCGGTTAAGATTTCTCTCGATATGCCTGTATATAAGGTTGATCTGGTTAGTCTTGCCCCGTTGCCGGCTGCGCCCGCTGTAAAAAAAGCTCCCGCTCCAAAGGCGGCCCAGAAACTTTCCAAGCCGGGGGCTGTTGCTATTCCTGAAGCCAAGCCTAAAGCGGTACCTGAAGCCAAGCCTGAAGTTTCGAAAGCACCTGCCCAGAAATTTGCGCCCAAGCCCAAGGCCAAACCTCAACCTAAGCCGGACGCTAAAAAGATTTCACCTAAAAAAGTAAAGACTACGACTGATAAAAAAACGGTTAAAAAAGAAGATAAACCCGTTGAGCAAAAGTCTCCGTCAAAAACAACTGAAAAACAGGTGGCCAAGAAGGCTCCACCCAAAAAAGTAGAAAAAAAACCTGAAGTCTCGGCTGAGGATGCGCTCGCCGCCGATCTAGCTTCCCTTGCCAAGCTGGTGGAGAAGCAGGAGAAGGCTGAACGCCAGTCAGTTGCAAGCGATCTTGCTTCGCTAACAAAGAGCGCGGAGAAAACCGCTGTTACCGGATCGGCAGAAGGTTCTGCAGGGGCGTCCGGTCTTGTTCAGGTCTATGCTTCCATCGTTAAGGAAGCTGTACGTAAAAACTGGCGTTATCCGGTCTTCGGGCAGAAACAGAACCTGATGGCCCGGGTACAGATCCAGTTGAAATCAAATGGTGAAATCAGCAATATTCAACTGCTTGATTCATCTGGCAATGTCGATTTTGATGATTCGGTAATGACCGCTCTGCGTGATACCGAGATTTTACCCGAACCGCCGGGTAATTCTATCAGAACCCTCATTGTAAACTTTAACCTGCATGATCTTGATCAGTAG
- the tolR gene encoding protein TolR, protein MGISTNNRGMLAEINVTPFVDVMLVLLIIFMVTAPLMTQGVEVDLPQTRTVRSLPQDNEHLVLSINDKGEIYLDEYKVGFDELQSHLDKLVKKQNKMLFLRADKNVAYGEVVKVMGEIKAAGIDRLGVVAEPVEKKKK, encoded by the coding sequence ATGGGTATTTCCACCAATAACCGGGGCATGCTGGCAGAGATTAACGTTACCCCCTTCGTAGACGTCATGCTGGTGCTGCTGATCATTTTTATGGTCACGGCTCCGCTGATGACTCAGGGGGTTGAGGTTGATCTGCCACAGACACGTACCGTACGCTCCCTGCCACAGGATAACGAACACCTCGTGCTTTCCATAAATGATAAGGGTGAGATTTATCTTGATGAATACAAGGTTGGCTTTGATGAATTACAGAGTCATCTTGATAAGCTGGTAAAAAAGCAGAACAAGATGCTTTTCCTGCGGGCGGATAAGAATGTCGCATATGGGGAAGTTGTAAAGGTCATGGGCGAAATCAAGGCTGCCGGAATAGACCGCCTGGGCGTGGTTGCTGAACCCGTGGAAAAGAAAAAGAAATAG
- a CDS encoding MotA/TolQ/ExbB proton channel family protein: MDFLPQGGIFAMLSQATLVVKCVLGLLAGMSLWSWTIIFWKLISLGRARTLILKGNKIMEEADSLSSGLTEISRIEASPLNRIGTAAVKEYRVLEKSAVSSSHKRRLIKDTLRRILRRQVSSELKKLTSSLSFLATCANGAPFIGLFGTVWGIMNSFHSIGSAKSAALAAVAPGISEALVATAIGLAVAIPATIFYNFFLGVLNGIETELVNFAGTFLNRVEREVSWVEPSGKSSTEE, encoded by the coding sequence ATGGATTTTTTACCTCAGGGCGGAATCTTTGCCATGCTCAGTCAGGCCACACTTGTGGTCAAGTGTGTGCTTGGTTTGTTGGCTGGCATGTCCCTTTGGAGCTGGACAATCATTTTTTGGAAACTGATCTCCCTCGGAAGGGCACGGACTCTGATTCTCAAGGGTAACAAGATCATGGAAGAAGCGGATTCACTTTCTTCAGGCTTGACAGAAATAAGCAGAATCGAGGCTTCTCCATTGAACCGTATAGGAACAGCAGCGGTTAAAGAATACCGTGTACTGGAAAAGTCGGCAGTGAGTTCCAGCCATAAACGCAGGCTGATTAAAGATACCCTGCGCCGTATTCTGAGACGTCAGGTCAGTTCAGAACTGAAGAAGCTGACCTCATCCCTTTCTTTTCTGGCTACCTGCGCAAATGGTGCTCCGTTTATCGGCCTTTTCGGGACTGTTTGGGGGATCATGAATTCTTTCCACTCCATCGGTTCGGCTAAATCTGCCGCTTTGGCGGCGGTGGCTCCCGGTATTTCCGAAGCGCTGGTTGCCACGGCTATCGGCCTCGCAGTAGCTATCCCGGCGACTATTTTTTACAACTTTTTCCTTGGTGTGCTGAACGGCATTGAGACTGAACTGGTTAACTTTGCAGGCACCTTCCTCAATCGTGTGGAACGTGAGGTCTCATGGGTTGAGCCTTCCGGAAAAAGTTCTACAGAGGAGTAG
- a CDS encoding NAD-dependent deacylase encodes MDKSGPVIKQAAQLIRKARCAIALTGAGMSVASGIPDFRSPGGMWSRHDPEKVASIHGLKSDPGLVWQFLLEADSMLKKAEPNAGHEGLARLEKDGYLHGVITQNIDGLHQRAGSVNVIEFHGNCREYYCMECFSPFPAEEITTDSELPVRCLQCSGVVRPDLVFFGEQIPSEAYKAAFELADQSDLVIVAGTSGGVVPASLIPPRIQEAGGLIIEINKAPSAYTSFSDVFIQGAVEDVLPAIVQSLS; translated from the coding sequence ATGGATAAGTCCGGACCAGTTATAAAGCAGGCAGCGCAGTTGATCAGAAAAGCGCGTTGCGCCATTGCTTTGACCGGTGCCGGCATGTCCGTAGCCAGCGGCATACCTGATTTTCGCAGTCCGGGCGGCATGTGGTCAAGGCATGACCCGGAAAAGGTGGCCTCCATTCATGGTTTGAAGTCTGATCCGGGACTGGTATGGCAATTTCTGCTGGAAGCTGATTCCATGCTTAAAAAAGCTGAACCGAATGCCGGGCATGAGGGGTTGGCCCGGCTTGAAAAAGACGGTTATCTGCATGGTGTGATTACTCAGAATATTGATGGTCTGCATCAGAGGGCCGGTTCGGTTAACGTTATTGAATTTCATGGTAATTGCCGTGAATACTACTGTATGGAATGCTTTTCACCTTTTCCTGCGGAAGAAATAACGACGGACAGTGAACTCCCGGTGCGTTGTTTGCAATGCTCCGGGGTGGTCAGGCCGGATCTGGTTTTCTTCGGTGAGCAGATTCCGTCAGAGGCTTACAAGGCTGCATTCGAACTGGCAGACCAGTCAGATCTGGTCATCGTTGCCGGGACTTCCGGGGGGGTCGTTCCTGCAAGCCTGATTCCGCCGAGGATTCAGGAAGCCGGAGGGCTGATTATTGAGATTAACAAAGCTCCGTCCGCTTACACCTCATTCAGTGATGTGTTTATTCAGGGGGCGGTGGAAGATGTTCTGCCTGCCATTGTGCAGAGCTTAAGCTGA
- a CDS encoding histidinol phosphate phosphatase domain-containing protein — protein MIDFHTHTVFSDGELIPAELARRAKVAGYRALAMTDHADSSNIDIILENIRRFAKNHGHFFDIDVFAGVELTHVPPGLIGEMADHARKSGAQIVVVHGETIVEPVAEGTNLAAIEAKVDVLAHPGLITDVEVKLAAEYGVCLEITTRKGHSLTNGHVAALARKHGAKLVINNDAHAPGDMVGLEMRRKIALGAGLTIEEYAQAEQNSRALVQEIMKRS, from the coding sequence CAGCGATGGGGAGCTTATCCCGGCGGAACTGGCAAGGCGGGCCAAGGTTGCGGGATACCGCGCCCTGGCTATGACCGACCATGCAGATTCCAGCAATATTGATATCATCCTTGAAAATATTCGCAGATTTGCAAAGAACCACGGCCATTTTTTTGATATTGACGTTTTTGCCGGTGTGGAGCTGACTCACGTTCCTCCGGGACTTATCGGGGAAATGGCTGACCATGCCCGTAAATCCGGGGCCCAGATCGTAGTGGTACATGGTGAAACAATCGTGGAACCTGTGGCCGAAGGTACAAACCTTGCTGCAATTGAAGCAAAAGTTGATGTTCTGGCCCATCCCGGCTTGATCACTGATGTGGAAGTCAAGCTGGCTGCTGAATACGGTGTCTGTCTTGAGATTACTACCCGCAAAGGTCACAGTCTGACCAACGGCCATGTTGCAGCGCTGGCCCGCAAACACGGGGCCAAGCTGGTTATCAATAACGATGCTCATGCACCCGGCGATATGGTCGGACTGGAAATGCGCCGCAAAATAGCACTAGGTGCCGGGCTGACCATTGAAGAGTATGCTCAGGCCGAACAAAACTCACGTGCACTGGTTCAGGAAATAATGAAACGTTCTTAG